Proteins encoded together in one Nostoc sp. PCC 7524 window:
- a CDS encoding DUF433 domain-containing protein produces the protein MEKLDRITIDPNICLGQPTIRGMRITVSFVLKLLASNLSIPEIVASYPELEPEDIQQALNYAAWVVSDQLIDIRSA, from the coding sequence ATGGAAAAGTTAGATCGTATTACTATCGATCCAAATATCTGCTTGGGACAACCCACAATTAGAGGGATGCGAATCACTGTGAGTTTTGTTCTTAAACTTCTAGCCAGTAATTTATCGATTCCAGAAATTGTTGCATCATACCCAGAGTTAGAACCTGAAGATATTCAGCAAGCCCTCAACTATGCTGCATGGGTAGTTTCTGATCAACTAATTGATATTCGTTCTGCATGA
- the murG gene encoding undecaprenyldiphospho-muramoylpentapeptide beta-N-acetylglucosaminyltransferase, whose product MANAPIKLLIAASGTGGHLFPAIALAQKLPEYEIEWLGVPNRLETQLVPQQYPLHTIAVEGFQQGLGIASLLTLGKLISAIFQVRQLLKQGNFQGVFTTGGYIAGPAVIAARSLGLPVVFHESNALPGKVTRFFGPWCTVVALGFDVATKYLPRAKNVCVGTPVRSQFLDAGSAELDLAIPENVPLIVVFGGSQGAVAVNKLVRQSAPAWFDAGAYIVHLTGNSDPDVGSLQHPQYIELPFYDNMAALLQRANLAISRSGAGSLTELAVCGTPAILIPYPFAAEDHQSYNAEVFTKADAALSFKQSDLTAELLQTQVLNLLRSPDELTKMAENAKAIAVPDSADKLASLLREVVET is encoded by the coding sequence ATGGCAAACGCACCCATAAAATTACTTATAGCTGCCAGTGGGACTGGTGGACACTTGTTTCCGGCGATCGCATTGGCACAGAAACTACCAGAATATGAGATTGAATGGCTAGGTGTCCCCAATCGGCTAGAAACTCAGCTTGTCCCTCAACAGTATCCTTTGCATACTATTGCAGTTGAAGGGTTTCAGCAAGGGTTAGGTATTGCTTCTTTACTAACATTAGGTAAACTCATTAGTGCAATTTTCCAGGTGCGGCAACTGCTGAAACAAGGTAACTTTCAAGGAGTGTTTACCACAGGGGGTTACATTGCGGGGCCAGCAGTGATTGCGGCTCGTTCTTTGGGGTTACCTGTAGTTTTCCACGAATCCAACGCTTTACCCGGTAAGGTAACGCGCTTTTTTGGCCCTTGGTGTACTGTAGTCGCCTTGGGATTTGATGTGGCTACTAAGTATTTACCCCGTGCTAAAAATGTTTGCGTAGGCACTCCTGTTCGTTCCCAATTTCTAGATGCAGGTAGTGCCGAACTAGATTTAGCTATTCCCGAAAATGTTCCCTTAATCGTGGTATTTGGTGGTAGTCAAGGCGCAGTGGCTGTAAACAAGTTAGTACGCCAATCCGCACCAGCTTGGTTTGATGCGGGTGCTTATATCGTACATTTAACAGGAAATAGCGATCCCGATGTCGGGAGTTTACAGCATCCCCAGTATATAGAATTACCTTTCTATGACAATATGGCAGCACTGCTGCAACGCGCTAATTTAGCCATCAGTCGTTCTGGTGCAGGTAGCTTAACAGAATTAGCGGTATGTGGTACGCCAGCAATTTTAATTCCTTACCCCTTTGCAGCCGAAGACCATCAATCGTACAATGCCGAAGTATTTACGAAAGCTGATGCAGCCTTAAGCTTTAAACAATCAGACTTAACAGCAGAGTTATTACAAACACAAGTGTTAAATTTATTGCGATCGCCAGACGAGTTAACCAAAATGGCGGAGAATGCCAAAGCGATCGCAGTTCCCGATAGTGCTGATAAGTTAGCCTCTTTATTGCGAGAAGTAGTAGAGACTTAA
- a CDS encoding aminotransferase class I/II-fold pyridoxal phosphate-dependent enzyme codes for MLNQYQAPLLEALKKCAARPHVAFYTPGHKRGRGISQPLADLLGKAVFSADLTELGDLDNLSTPQGVIQQAQQLAAEAFGAVQTWFLVNGSTCGLEAAILATCGVGDKIILPRNVHSSAIAGLILSGAIPIFVNPEYDPVFDIAHSITPDEVQAALQQHPDAKAVLTVYPTYYGVCGDLQAIAHITHQYNIPLLVDEAHGAHFAFHPELPTSALAAGADLTVQSIHKVLGAMTQASMLHVQGSRIDIDRVSKALQLLQSTSPSYVLLASLDAARQQMALHGKQLMSRTLQLANEARDRISQILGLSVLLSPLQEYVSPGFVDLDKTRLTVNVSGLGLTGFAVEEMLDEQGVTAELATLQNLTFIISLGNTSNDIEELVQGFMRLATITPPLQARREWLIDSSLGYFQAISPREAFFAASEILPVEQTGDRICAEIVCPYPPGIPVLMPGEVIKPATIDYLRQIQTLGGFISGCADHNFCTLKVVKV; via the coding sequence ATGCTCAATCAATACCAAGCACCTTTACTAGAAGCTTTAAAAAAATGTGCCGCACGTCCTCATGTGGCTTTTTATACCCCTGGACATAAGCGGGGACGGGGAATTAGTCAACCTTTGGCTGATTTACTGGGTAAGGCTGTATTCAGTGCAGATTTAACAGAGTTAGGGGATTTAGATAATTTATCTACACCCCAAGGTGTGATTCAACAGGCGCAACAATTAGCGGCTGAAGCCTTTGGTGCTGTACAAACTTGGTTTCTGGTGAATGGTTCTACCTGTGGGCTGGAGGCGGCTATTCTTGCTACCTGTGGTGTGGGGGATAAGATTATTCTGCCGCGAAATGTGCATTCTTCTGCGATCGCAGGTTTAATTCTCTCTGGTGCAATACCAATTTTCGTTAATCCTGAATATGATCCAGTGTTCGATATTGCCCACAGTATCACACCTGATGAAGTTCAAGCTGCCTTACAACAGCATCCTGATGCTAAGGCGGTGTTGACAGTTTACCCAACATATTACGGTGTTTGTGGAGATTTACAAGCGATCGCTCACATTACCCATCAATACAATATTCCTTTATTGGTAGATGAAGCCCACGGCGCACACTTTGCTTTTCATCCAGAATTACCTACCTCTGCTTTAGCCGCAGGTGCTGATTTAACGGTACAGTCAATTCACAAGGTATTGGGCGCGATGACGCAAGCTTCAATGTTACACGTCCAAGGTAGCAGAATTGATATTGACCGAGTAAGTAAGGCTTTGCAACTTTTACAGTCTACCAGTCCTAGTTATGTACTTCTCGCTTCCCTAGATGCGGCGCGTCAGCAAATGGCGTTACATGGTAAACAGTTAATGTCTCGCACTTTGCAACTGGCGAATGAGGCTAGAGACAGAATTAGTCAAATTTTGGGATTATCAGTTTTGTTGTCACCACTACAGGAATATGTATCACCTGGGTTTGTCGATTTGGATAAAACCCGATTGACTGTTAATGTTTCTGGGTTGGGTTTAACGGGGTTTGCAGTTGAGGAAATGTTGGATGAACAGGGTGTGACGGCTGAATTGGCGACGCTGCAAAATCTGACTTTTATTATTAGCTTGGGTAATACCTCAAATGATATTGAGGAGTTGGTGCAAGGTTTTATGCGTTTAGCAACAATAACCCCACCCCTACAAGCAAGGAGAGAGTGGTTAATAGATAGTAGTTTAGGATATTTTCAGGCTATTTCTCCCCGTGAGGCTTTTTTTGCTGCTAGTGAAATCTTACCTGTAGAACAGACTGGCGATCGCATCTGTGCAGAAATCGTCTGTCCCTACCCCCCAGGGATTCCTGTGTTAATGCCTGGGGAAGTCATTAAGCCCGCTACAATTGATTATCTACGACAAATCCAAACTCTAGGCGGATTTATTAGTGGTTGTGCGGATCATAATTTCTGCACTTTAAAAGTAGTGAAAGTATAA
- a CDS encoding SDR family oxidoreductase produces MISLKNQIVLITGASSGIGAACTKIFADAGAKLILAARRLEKLQQLVETLPVTSDQIHLVQLDVRDRLAVESAISNLPPLWSNIDILINNAGLSRGLDKLHEGDFQDWEEMIDTNIKGLLYLTRYIVPGMVNRGRGHVVNIGSIAGHQTYPGGNVYCSTKAAVKAISEGLKQDLLGTPIRVTSVDPGMVETEFSNVRFHGDTERAKKVYQGVTPLTPDDVADVVFFCTTRSPHVNINEVILMPVDQASATLVHRQI; encoded by the coding sequence ATGATTTCTCTCAAAAATCAGATTGTTTTAATTACGGGTGCTAGTAGTGGTATCGGTGCTGCTTGCACCAAAATTTTTGCTGATGCGGGTGCAAAACTGATTTTAGCGGCACGGCGATTAGAAAAATTACAGCAGCTTGTAGAAACATTACCTGTAACCTCTGACCAGATTCATTTGGTACAGTTAGATGTGCGCGATCGCCTGGCTGTAGAATCTGCTATATCTAACCTACCTCCACTTTGGTCAAATATAGATATCCTGATTAATAATGCTGGCCTTAGTCGCGGTTTAGATAAGCTGCATGAAGGCGACTTCCAAGACTGGGAAGAAATGATTGATACTAATATCAAGGGTTTGCTTTACCTCACCCGTTATATTGTGCCGGGGATGGTAAATCGTGGTCGTGGTCATGTAGTTAATATCGGGTCAATTGCTGGGCATCAAACTTATCCCGGTGGTAATGTCTACTGTTCTACCAAAGCAGCTGTCAAGGCAATTTCTGAAGGTTTAAAACAAGATTTGTTGGGGACTCCCATTCGTGTCACTTCCGTTGATCCCGGTATGGTAGAAACAGAATTTAGCAATGTGCGTTTTCACGGTGACACGGAACGCGCCAAGAAAGTTTACCAGGGAGTTACGCCTCTAACACCCGATGATGTGGCGGATGTGGTCTTTTTTTGTACCACGCGATCGCCCCATGTCAATATTAATGAAGTCATCCTCATGCCAGTTGATCAAGCTAGCGCCACCCTAGTTCATCGGCAAATATAG
- a CDS encoding HEPN domain-containing protein → MPKSVRFRTLTKELTRLKKQFLPKINPIGLYSDRQLSRTLAYRVLAHAEFESYFEDRAWEVIQDAKRVWDNTSNTRLTLVSLLAFSGQMMEIPPATLTPSKGKKAVPIDKIKISKKIDLAINSFKWIIDNNHGIKEANILALLLPIGIDSDDLDPAWLATMNTFGEKRGLVAHTSATSYRTIQPPDPANELSMVKQITQELLKVDELINNLMK, encoded by the coding sequence ATGCCTAAATCTGTTAGATTTCGTACTTTAACCAAGGAGCTAACTAGGTTAAAAAAGCAATTTCTCCCGAAGATTAATCCTATTGGTTTATATTCTGATAGGCAGTTATCCAGAACTCTGGCATACAGAGTTTTAGCTCATGCTGAATTTGAGTCCTACTTTGAAGATAGAGCGTGGGAAGTTATTCAAGATGCTAAAAGAGTTTGGGATAATACAAGTAATACTCGTCTAACTTTAGTTAGTCTACTTGCTTTCTCAGGTCAAATGATGGAGATACCACCCGCAACACTCACACCTAGTAAAGGAAAAAAAGCTGTTCCAATAGATAAAATTAAAATAAGTAAAAAAATAGATTTAGCTATTAATAGTTTTAAGTGGATTATTGATAATAATCATGGCATTAAAGAAGCTAATATTCTGGCATTGCTTTTACCAATAGGGATAGATAGTGATGATTTAGATCCAGCTTGGCTAGCTACAATGAATACATTCGGGGAAAAAAGAGGTCTTGTAGCGCATACCTCAGCTACATCTTACAGAACTATTCAACCACCAGATCCTGCTAATGAACTCAGCATGGTGAAGCAAATTACTCAGGAACTTTTAAAAGTAGATGAGTTAATCAATAATTTGATGAAATGA
- a CDS encoding DUF6887 family protein, whose amino-acid sequence MTKVNYALMSDQELKQYRLTHKDDQEAFYAYMDRRKSRHRGAAIKLDDPAWEEKIIAAIQQQLGSS is encoded by the coding sequence ATGACAAAGGTAAACTACGCTCTCATGAGTGATCAAGAGCTAAAGCAATATCGGCTCACCCATAAGGATGATCAGGAAGCTTTTTATGCTTACATGGATCGAAGAAAATCTCGTCATCGGGGTGCTGCTATTAAGTTAGATGATCCCGCTTGGGAAGAGAAGATAATAGCTGCAATTCAGCAACAATTAGGCTCTAGTTAA
- the ychF gene encoding redox-regulated ATPase YchF: MLRAGIVGLPNVGKSTLFNAVVANAKAEAANFPFCTIEPNVGVVAVPDERLNVLSNISGSAQIIPARIEFVDIAGLVKGASQGEGLGNQFLSHIREVDAIVHVVRCFENDDIIHVAGSVDPARDIEIISLELGLADLAQVERRIERTRKQARTSKEAQFEVTVLEKLAAALNEGKSVRQVSLNEEEAAVIQGLGLLTNKPIIYAANVSEDDLATGNKFVEQVRQIAAQENAQVVIVSAQVEAELVELPEEDKADFLASLGVEEGGLKSLIRATYTLLGLRTYFTSGQKETRAWTIHAGMSAPQAAGVIHSDFERGFIRAETVAYNDLVTSGSLNAAKEKGLVRSEGKEYIVQEGDVMLFRFNV, encoded by the coding sequence ATGCTAAGAGCCGGAATTGTCGGACTTCCCAACGTCGGAAAATCTACTTTATTCAATGCTGTAGTTGCTAATGCTAAAGCAGAAGCTGCTAACTTCCCGTTCTGCACGATTGAACCTAATGTCGGCGTTGTTGCAGTACCGGATGAGCGTTTAAACGTGCTTTCTAATATTTCCGGTTCAGCACAAATTATCCCCGCACGGATTGAGTTTGTGGATATCGCCGGCTTGGTGAAAGGTGCTAGCCAAGGTGAAGGACTAGGTAATCAATTTTTGTCTCATATTCGCGAAGTTGATGCGATCGTTCATGTAGTACGCTGTTTTGAGAATGATGATATTATCCATGTTGCTGGTTCTGTTGACCCAGCACGAGATATTGAAATCATTAGTCTAGAATTGGGTTTAGCAGATTTAGCACAGGTTGAACGGCGCATTGAGCGTACCCGCAAACAAGCCCGTACCAGTAAAGAAGCTCAATTTGAAGTGACAGTCCTGGAAAAATTAGCTGCTGCTTTAAACGAAGGTAAATCTGTCCGCCAAGTCAGTTTAAATGAAGAAGAAGCCGCAGTGATTCAAGGATTGGGATTACTCACCAATAAACCAATTATCTATGCTGCCAATGTCTCTGAAGATGACTTAGCCACGGGCAATAAATTTGTCGAACAGGTGCGGCAAATTGCAGCCCAAGAAAACGCCCAAGTTGTGATTGTTTCTGCTCAAGTAGAAGCGGAACTTGTCGAATTACCAGAAGAAGATAAAGCTGACTTTTTAGCATCTTTGGGTGTAGAAGAAGGTGGATTAAAATCTTTAATTCGGGCAACTTATACCCTCTTAGGACTACGAACATATTTCACCAGTGGGCAGAAAGAAACCCGTGCTTGGACAATTCATGCCGGGATGTCAGCACCCCAAGCAGCAGGTGTAATTCACTCGGATTTTGAACGGGGATTTATTCGTGCAGAAACCGTTGCTTACAATGATTTAGTTACATCTGGTTCTCTGAATGCTGCTAAGGAAAAAGGCTTGGTTCGGAGTGAAGGTAAAGAGTATATTGTCCAAGAAGGGGATGTAATGTTATTCCGATTTAATGTGTAG
- a CDS encoding succinate dehydrogenase/fumarate reductase flavoprotein subunit, with the protein MLEHDVIIVGGGLAGCRAAVEIARTDPSLKVAVVAKTHPIRSHSVAAQGGIAATLKNVDSTDTWEAHAFDTVKGSDYLADQDAVAILAQEAPDVVIDLEHMGVLFSRLPDGRIAQRAFGGHSHNRTCYAADKTGHAILHELVNNLRRYGVQIYQEWYVMRLILEENEAKGLVMYRLLDGQIEVLRAKAVMFATGGYGRVYNTTSNDYASTGDGLAMTALAGLPLEDMEFVQFHPTGLYPVGVLISEAVRGEGAYLINSEGDRFMANYAPSRMELAPRDITSRAIAYEIRAGRGIHPDGSAGGPFVYLDLRHMGKEKIMSRVPFCWEEAHRLVGVDAVTQPMPVRPTIHYCMGGIPVNIDGRVRSSGDGLVEGFFAAGETACVSVHGANRLGSNSLLECVVYGKRTGAAIAQYVQKRKLPSIDEQSYIQQAQQEIQALLAQPGKYRINQIRQDFQDNMTQFCGVFRTEELMSQGWEKITQLQQQYSQIYLDDKGSCWNTELIEALELKSLMVVGQTILASALNRQESRGAHFREDYPQRDDPNFLKHTMAYYSPAGIDIQYRPVAITMFEPQERKY; encoded by the coding sequence ATGTTGGAACATGATGTAATTATTGTTGGGGGTGGATTAGCGGGTTGTCGGGCGGCTGTGGAAATTGCCCGCACCGATCCCAGCTTAAAAGTTGCGGTAGTTGCCAAAACCCATCCGATTCGTTCTCACTCGGTTGCTGCTCAAGGTGGTATCGCTGCTACATTAAAAAATGTGGATTCTACTGATACTTGGGAGGCTCACGCTTTTGATACTGTTAAGGGATCTGATTATTTAGCAGACCAAGATGCAGTAGCAATTCTAGCCCAAGAAGCACCGGATGTAGTGATTGATTTAGAACACATGGGCGTGTTGTTTTCCCGTTTACCTGACGGACGGATTGCACAACGGGCCTTTGGTGGACATTCTCATAACCGGACTTGCTACGCCGCCGATAAAACAGGTCATGCCATTCTGCATGAATTAGTAAATAACTTGCGGCGTTATGGTGTGCAGATATATCAAGAATGGTACGTGATGCGCCTGATTTTGGAAGAGAATGAGGCCAAGGGTTTGGTCATGTACCGCTTGCTTGATGGGCAGATTGAGGTGCTAAGGGCTAAGGCAGTCATGTTTGCCACTGGGGGATATGGTCGCGTTTATAACACCACATCCAATGATTACGCTTCTACCGGTGATGGTTTAGCGATGACTGCACTGGCAGGTTTACCCCTGGAAGATATGGAGTTTGTGCAGTTCCATCCTACTGGTTTATATCCGGTAGGGGTGCTGATTTCGGAAGCTGTGCGAGGGGAAGGGGCGTATTTAATCAACTCTGAGGGCGATCGCTTTATGGCGAACTACGCACCCAGTCGCATGGAACTAGCCCCCCGTGATATTACCTCACGGGCGATCGCCTACGAAATTCGGGCTGGGCGCGGGATTCATCCCGATGGGAGTGCAGGCGGCCCCTTTGTCTATCTGGATTTACGCCACATGGGCAAAGAAAAAATTATGAGTCGGGTTCCCTTTTGTTGGGAAGAAGCCCACCGCTTAGTGGGTGTTGATGCTGTGACTCAACCGATGCCAGTCCGCCCTACTATCCACTATTGTATGGGTGGTATCCCTGTGAATATTGATGGTAGAGTTCGCAGTAGTGGCGATGGTTTAGTTGAAGGTTTCTTTGCGGCTGGTGAGACGGCTTGTGTTTCTGTTCACGGGGCGAACCGTTTAGGTAGTAATTCTCTATTAGAATGCGTAGTTTATGGTAAACGGACTGGGGCAGCGATCGCTCAATATGTACAAAAACGTAAGTTACCCTCTATAGATGAGCAAAGTTACATCCAACAAGCCCAACAAGAAATCCAAGCTTTGTTAGCACAACCAGGAAAATACCGCATTAATCAGATTCGCCAAGATTTTCAAGATAATATGACTCAGTTCTGTGGTGTTTTCCGCACTGAAGAATTAATGAGTCAAGGGTGGGAAAAAATCACACAATTGCAACAGCAATATTCGCAAATATATTTGGATGACAAAGGTAGTTGTTGGAATACAGAACTAATTGAAGCTTTAGAACTCAAAAGTTTAATGGTAGTCGGACAAACTATCTTAGCCTCAGCCCTCAATCGTCAAGAAAGTCGGGGCGCACATTTCCGAGAAGATTATCCCCAGCGAGATGATCCGAACTTCCTCAAACATACAATGGCTTACTATTCACCCGCCGGAATTGATATTCAATATCGACCAGTAGCGATTACTATGTTTGAACCACAGGAGAGGAAATATTAA
- a CDS encoding YidH family protein, with product MNKTPKIDRQREHQANERTFLAWLRTSIALIGFGFAIARFGLFLRQLNFAITQTETYVHPIFNSENLGMTLVIFGIVTIALAAWRYNQVFWQIERSDYQPNRWAVWVMTGVVITLGVLSMPLLLLRNHLAPRPSSPVEPQSRNFDRR from the coding sequence ATGAATAAAACACCAAAAATTGATCGCCAACGCGAACATCAAGCCAATGAACGTACTTTTTTAGCTTGGTTGAGAACTTCCATTGCTTTGATAGGATTTGGTTTTGCTATTGCTCGTTTTGGTCTATTTTTACGTCAGCTTAATTTTGCAATTACGCAAACAGAAACATATGTACATCCTATATTTAATTCCGAAAACTTAGGGATGACTTTAGTCATTTTTGGCATTGTCACTATTGCTTTAGCTGCCTGGCGATACAATCAAGTTTTTTGGCAAATTGAACGCAGCGACTATCAACCCAACCGTTGGGCTGTTTGGGTGATGACAGGGGTAGTAATCACTTTAGGCGTTCTGAGTATGCCTTTGCTACTGTTGAGAAATCATCTTGCCCCTCGTCCATCTTCTCCCGTTGAGCCACAGTCTCGTAATTTTGACAGGCGTTGA
- a CDS encoding DUF5615 family PIN-like protein, whose protein sequence is MSVLSFIADVHISPLTVMALQREGYDILRVTEFLPRTASDTEILNFARIHNRIILTQDLDFSALVALGGYIQPSLITLRLSSAQPDVVSRRLLEVLPNLEQMLIDGSAITIEDNAVRVRKLPI, encoded by the coding sequence ATGAGTGTGCTTAGTTTCATTGCAGATGTTCACATTTCCCCTCTTACAGTTATGGCTTTGCAAAGAGAGGGTTATGATATTTTGCGTGTAACTGAATTTCTTCCACGCACTGCATCTGACACAGAAATTCTCAATTTTGCTAGGATACATAATCGTATTATCCTGACTCAAGATTTAGACTTCTCAGCATTAGTCGCTTTGGGTGGCTATATTCAACCCAGTTTAATTACGCTACGACTAAGTTCAGCTCAACCTGATGTTGTATCGCGTAGATTACTGGAAGTCTTACCAAATTTAGAGCAGATGTTGATTGATGGTTCAGCAATTACGATAGAAGATAATGCTGTACGCGTTCGCAAATTGCCTATTTAA
- a CDS encoding DUF262 domain-containing protein: MQIKSTNEEAVTFFEEDEEQENDFEYPINQKSELEEIKKIVVAGSDWTTATIFDQIVRENIQLNPRFQRRDAWDISRKSRFIESLILGFPIPQIVLAAQKQGGKFIVLDGKQRLLTILQFYGRSETPNNAFALKNLEFRTDMNGNTYENLRNHLFFQKEVNDLDNQTIRTIVLRNVDNENFLYKIFLRLNVQSTPLSAQELRQALHPGPFINFLDDQSIKSQALRKIFKSPNPDFRMRDVELLLRYVGFHYFLSEYRGNLKAFLDMTCQKLNQDWEQKYYDVQNVVNQFEAAVQTTISIFGERNFSRMWLSNQQMYRTRFNKAILDVMLFYFSDIVIRDSAAKHQEQVVDAFKKLCSSNSKFKEGVEGTTKNIRETYNRLRLWGETLLEVLDVEFNLPELVENRIIFNGLR, translated from the coding sequence ATGCAAATTAAATCTACGAATGAAGAAGCCGTAACATTCTTTGAAGAGGATGAAGAACAAGAAAATGATTTTGAATATCCCATTAACCAAAAATCAGAATTAGAGGAAATTAAAAAGATTGTTGTAGCTGGAAGCGATTGGACAACAGCTACAATATTTGACCAAATTGTTCGTGAAAATATACAACTTAATCCTAGATTCCAGAGAAGAGATGCCTGGGACATAAGTCGAAAAAGCAGGTTTATCGAATCATTAATTCTTGGCTTTCCCATACCGCAAATAGTATTAGCTGCTCAAAAACAGGGAGGAAAGTTTATAGTGCTTGATGGTAAACAACGGCTACTGACAATCCTACAATTTTATGGCAGAAGTGAAACACCAAATAACGCTTTTGCGTTAAAAAACTTAGAATTTAGAACTGATATGAATGGTAACACCTATGAGAATTTAAGAAATCATCTTTTCTTTCAAAAAGAAGTGAATGATCTTGATAATCAAACTATTCGTACTATAGTATTACGGAATGTTGATAATGAAAATTTTCTCTATAAAATTTTTCTACGCCTTAATGTACAAAGTACACCTTTATCTGCTCAAGAACTAAGACAAGCTTTGCATCCTGGGCCTTTTATTAATTTTTTAGACGATCAATCAATCAAAAGTCAGGCTCTAAGAAAAATCTTCAAATCTCCCAATCCAGATTTTCGGATGCGTGATGTTGAATTACTCCTACGTTATGTAGGATTCCATTATTTTTTATCTGAATATCGTGGCAATCTCAAAGCATTTCTTGATATGACTTGTCAAAAACTGAATCAAGATTGGGAGCAAAAATATTATGATGTTCAAAATGTAGTTAACCAATTTGAAGCAGCAGTGCAAACAACCATTAGTATATTTGGTGAAAGAAATTTTTCTCGGATGTGGTTAAGCAATCAACAAATGTACCGAACACGATTTAATAAAGCTATTTTAGATGTGATGCTGTTTTACTTTTCGGATATAGTTATCAGGGATTCTGCCGCAAAACATCAAGAACAAGTTGTAGATGCTTTTAAAAAATTATGTTCATCAAATAGTAAGTTCAAAGAAGGAGTTGAAGGAACAACAAAAAATATTCGTGAAACTTACAATCGTCTGAGATTATGGGGTGAAACTCTATTAGAAGTCTTAGACGTAGAGTTTAATCTACCTGAACTTGTTGAAAACCGTATTATTTTTAATGGTTTAAGGTAA